A region from the Janthinobacterium agaricidamnosum genome encodes:
- a CDS encoding acid phosphatase, with product MKDLAPALPADPADQPANPSRRRIFQAASAVGLAASLPALADAAPARKTIAKGSLDAKLKAHVKNVVVIYLENRSFNNLFANFPGTSAPLSAVTAEQAQQLDRDGKPLATLPKIWGGLVPNQQNIGGIDYLIKEEQISGLPNAPYKLSDAAGKPLPESIVTRDLVHRFYNNQMQINGGKNDGFAAWADSGGLVMGHYGETSKNLNLWQIAEQYTLCDNFFMAAFGGSYMNHQFLVTGRANEYFNAAETAAKKKIAVLADGPQGVRLALSPECPASALDGKPKYVNDGAITPDGYAVNTMAPPYQPSYIRPAFDGDPLHADPADANTLPPQTYDTIGDLLSRKGVSWAWYGGGWQAALDHKGGGSKPNFQFHHQPLNYFKQFAPGTAARAEHLRDGGTGDSPISNKFLAAAVAGKLPAVTFYKPQGNLNLHAGYSDIESGDQHVANVIQHLKESPQWKDMIVVITFDENGGWWDHVAPPKGDRWGPGTRIPAIVVSPYAKKGAVDHSFYDTTSILRLITRLHDLPLLEGLKVRNDAFAARGALPPGDLTGALSFR from the coding sequence GTGAAGGACCTCGCCCCCGCCCTGCCAGCCGATCCGGCCGACCAACCCGCCAATCCCTCGCGCCGGCGCATTTTCCAGGCTGCGTCCGCAGTCGGCCTGGCCGCCAGCCTGCCGGCGCTGGCCGACGCCGCACCAGCCAGGAAGACCATCGCCAAGGGTTCGCTCGACGCGAAACTCAAGGCGCACGTCAAGAACGTGGTCGTGATCTATCTGGAAAACCGCAGCTTCAACAACCTGTTCGCCAACTTCCCCGGCACCAGCGCGCCCCTGTCCGCCGTCACCGCGGAACAGGCGCAGCAGCTGGACCGCGACGGCAAGCCGCTGGCAACCCTGCCGAAGATCTGGGGCGGCCTGGTGCCGAACCAGCAAAACATCGGCGGCATCGATTACCTGATCAAGGAAGAGCAGATTTCCGGCCTGCCCAACGCTCCCTACAAACTGAGCGACGCGGCCGGCAAGCCCCTGCCCGAGAGCATCGTCACGCGCGACCTCGTGCACCGCTTCTATAACAACCAGATGCAGATCAACGGCGGCAAGAACGACGGCTTCGCCGCGTGGGCCGACAGCGGCGGCCTGGTGATGGGCCACTATGGCGAAACGTCGAAAAACCTGAACCTGTGGCAGATCGCCGAGCAGTACACCTTGTGCGACAACTTCTTCATGGCGGCCTTCGGCGGCTCCTACATGAACCACCAGTTCCTCGTCACGGGCCGCGCCAACGAATACTTCAATGCTGCCGAGACGGCAGCGAAGAAAAAGATCGCCGTGCTGGCCGACGGCCCGCAAGGCGTGCGCCTGGCCCTGTCTCCCGAGTGCCCCGCCTCGGCGCTGGACGGCAAGCCGAAATACGTGAACGACGGCGCCATCACGCCGGACGGCTATGCCGTCAACACCATGGCGCCGCCCTACCAGCCCAGCTACATTCGCCCTGCCTTCGACGGCGACCCGCTGCACGCCGACCCGGCCGACGCGAATACCCTGCCGCCGCAAACCTATGACACCATCGGCGACCTGCTGTCGCGCAAGGGCGTCAGCTGGGCGTGGTATGGCGGCGGCTGGCAAGCGGCGCTCGACCACAAGGGCGGCGGCAGCAAGCCGAACTTCCAGTTCCACCACCAGCCGCTGAACTACTTCAAGCAGTTCGCCCCCGGCACGGCCGCGCGCGCCGAGCACTTGCGCGACGGCGGCACGGGCGACAGCCCGATCTCGAACAAATTCCTCGCCGCCGCCGTGGCAGGCAAGCTGCCGGCCGTGACCTTCTACAAGCCGCAGGGCAATCTGAACCTGCACGCGGGTTATTCGGACATCGAGTCGGGCGACCAGCACGTGGCCAACGTCATCCAGCATCTGAAGGAATCGCCGCAGTGGAAGGACATGATCGTGGTGATCACGTTCGACGAAAACGGCGGCTGGTGGGACCACGTGGCGCCGCCAAAGGGCGACCGCTGGGGTCCGGGCACGCGCATTCCCGCCATCGTCGTCTCGCCGTACGCGAAGAAAGGCGCCGTCGACCACAGTTTCTACGACACGACGTCGATCCTGCGCCTGATCACGCGCCTGCACGACCTGCCGCTGCTCGAAGGCCTGAAAGTGCGCAACGATGCCTTCGCGGCACGGGGCGCGTTGCCGCCGGGTGACCTGACGGGCGCCCTGAGCTTCCGCTAA